CTGCCTCCCCTCAGTTGTGCGGCGGCAGGTGGGGTGGGAGTTGTGGCTTGGATGGAGTCTGGTGGCAAGGGCAGCGATGGGTTGGGATTTGGAGAGCAATGGGTATGGCAGGTGAAGAAGAAATCTAATCGAGTTTGGCACAGCACTAGTTGTCCTTCTGCCAGGATTTAGGCTCTTGCTATCAAGCGTTTTCTCTATCTCATTTTTTGCTTCCTCCAGGTAGTGTTGATCTCCCCATTGCTTCATTTCACATCTTTCTCttgtggctgcagggagagctgctccCAGTCTTGCAGCCATTCCTGCTCCAGGGTTACTGCTGAGTCTTGGCTGTTCTCACTGGTAGTAGCTCTCGGTGTCCTGTGTGAGGTCTCACCTCGAGGAAAGAGCTGCAGCTTTGTGTGTGTTCTTCCAAGTACATACTTGTGCCACGGGACGCCTCTGCCAAAGTGGAGCTGATAAaagtcctgaggcagcactgccaggctttTCTGCCAGGGAGGGGTTAGCTCCCAGATTCATCCTGAAATTGTAGGGTAAGATAAGGAAAGGCAAAAGCTTCGAGAGTCTGGGACAGGGTCTAAGGTTTTCTTGAACCCAGACTTCTTCATGATAGCACCCATTGCTTGTCTGGGATGAGCTGCAGGAAATCTCTTGGCTGTGGAGCTGACGTGCAGGGACGCTCAGTAGCTGCGTGGGTCTGCTGCAGCCTGAAGTGCTATATCCAGGGAGTATGAAGCACTTCATTCATCAAAAAGAGCTAGTAACTCTGCTCCCGAGTGTTTTAAATGTCAGTGTGAACTCTGTCGCTGCTGATCAAAGCGGAGAAGGGTGGCAGCGTTGGAAGCTGCTTGGCTTTGTCTTGAGTACATCATACTTTGAAAAAAGCAGGTTTGAAGCAGAGAACCCTTtggcttattttattttttcaactCTTGTGAGTAGAAGTAGAAATAAATTTTGATTTGAGAGCCAAAAAGACTCCTCTTGGTTCTCTTTTGCTGCTAGGAACTAAAAACAGCTGATCTAATTATTCACGCTCTCCTGTTCCACTCAGAGGGGAAATGTGACCATCAAATCACTTGGAGCAACACTGCGATCACAAGATCCAGCTCACACTCATCACTTTCCATATGCCCTGCTTTATGATGCTCAaactacagaaattattttaaggcctttttttcccctctttgccttcatttttttggtcttttttttccGCATGGGTGGTTAGTAAGAACAGGCAGTGGAAACCTTGGATGAAAGGAAATAGTTTGCATTAATAGGGGAAATAAATGGCAGAAACCATTTTCTGGCTGCGCTGCCTTGCAGGTGTGGTTGGTGGTGGTGCCTGTCTGCATCTTGGCTTAGGAGGCTGTGTTTGGGTTGGGAAGCACCTCACTGAGCAGGTTCAAACATGGTGTGTGGTGGTGGGACCAATTCTGTCGAGGCTCCTCAGCAGAATGAGTGCTCCCAGGTCTGAGAGCGGCTGTTCCCGGTGAACTGCCGCCTTCCCGAGCGGAGGGAGCAGGTCTTGCTGTGCTGCTTGCACATCTGTGAGGTTGCCTTGGCTACCAGCTTGTCTGCAACCGAGAGGAAAGCTCAAAACAGGGCTGGCTTCaagctgttttccttctctccgCAGAGGTTTCGTCATCCCTTCATGGAGAGATCGGGATTTCTGTGAGCTCCTGTGAGCTGTGGAGCAGGGGCTCTCTGCATTTCTCTGaaatgctggcagtgccacagtcTCTCTGGAAACTTCTTGGTGCTCTTGGCTCATTCAAAGCCAAGCTCTTTATTTTCAGTGACCACATTGTGCATTGGCTGTGGGGAATGCTGTGGGGGTGTAGGCATGGACCGTGGCTGGCATGAGCAGGGTCCCACCCTGCTACCCCATGCTCCTTTGGTAACTGACTGCATCCCAACGAAGGTTGAATGGGGGAGTGACTCAAGTGGGAATTTAGACTTCTGCATCCTTGGAAGTGCTCTTCACTTAGGGAAATAGGCCCAGAACTCCTACTTGGGGTCTAAATGTGACTGGGTTCGTTTCTCTGGCTGCTACACCAGGGACCTGCTCTGCAGAAGGTGAAGTCAGTTGGGAGCTTTTCTGAGCTGGGTGAGACCTTTTGATTGCCTCTAACTCTGCCCAGTTTAACAGATTCATTCTCCACcctttttaaaaggttttctttGCCCTTTTCTAAGAAGTTTGGGTAGAGCAGAGCTCTTGGGCTTGTACTTTttttgcagtgctgggagatCTTGGAAACAAGAAGCTCTTCACCCTCATGGAGAGGCTTTCACTAGTCATGGCTGTAGCATAAGAGCCAGGGCTGGTGTCCAGGAAGcctcaggggctgctgctggtccATATTCTGGAGTTTCTGCTCTCTTGTGTGCTCCTTTAAGCTTCCTTGTGGACTTCCTCACAGGTGGGGATCAGCCCACATTCTTCTGTTTGGCTGTGTTGAAATTAACCCCTGCTGAACACTGTGGTGTCTGTTTTGGGATGCAGGGAGGGGTGCTTGTTTCTGCCTCAATCCCTagctgggctgggaggatgGTGGTGGGCTTGGAagcagggaacagagctgggatggggttGATGTGCATGGTCTGTGTCCTTTGCAGAGAATGAACCGTCCTGGGAAACACCCTGCAGTGAGCTTCTCGTCTATGTTTCCACTCCAGGCTGCGATGGGTTTCCCAACCTGGACTCCAATGAGAGCTGTAAGTGTCAGGGTTGGGAGCAGGAGGGAAtgtggctgtttctgtgccTGTCTCTGGGAAGTAGCACTGTGCAGTTACCCTTGGATTTGGGGAGGGCACCAATTCCCTGCTTTTGAGacgctggggcagggcaggagggacataCCTGAGGGTGCTGATAAAGCAGTGGAGAGAGGTTTAAAATAACAGGAGAGGGCCAAAATTCAGTTCTCTGCGGTCCCGGGGTGCAGTTCTGTACCtgagccctgcccagagctgtggtGGCAGTGTGGGACAACCCCCTGATGCTGTTTTTCAGATAAGCTGTCTGTCTCCAAAGGCTCCATGCTGCTCTCAGCTGAGACCGTGTGGGGAGCTCTCCGAGGTGAGCTGTGCTTCCCGCAGGGCATTCCCGCTCTCCCTGCCTCGGCCTGTGGGGATGTCTCACAGTGCCTCTCTCTTTCCCTAGACTTTGTTaactgatctctgctcctttGGGGTTGTCTGTGCTGAGAAAGGGGctctgtgttttcctgcagGCCTGGAAACATTCAGCCAGCTTGTTGGGAGAGATGAGAATGGCACGGTGAGTCCTGGCCTCAACCCCTGGGAGAAGGCAACTCTCCATAGTACCCCAGCCTCCTTGGGGACAGGCTGAGGGTTCCTGGGGTGCTTGGGATgagggggctcagccttgccaAGGCCCAAGTGGAAATTCATGGATTCAGCCAGATCCCTGCCTTCTGAATGTGTAAAGAAATGCTGCAGCTCTTTCTGGACACTTTGCACTCTGGGCAGTGAGGCCACCTCTGTCCTGCCAaccctggggacagtggtgaCCCTCAGTGTCTCTTGCTAATGGCCATTTGCCCAACATCCTGCTCACATCTTCCTCGTGTCTTCTGTGTGCAGTACTACATCAATGAGACAGAAATTGTGGACTTTCCCCGCTTCCCTCACCGGGGACTGTTGCTGGACACCTCTCGTCACTACCTACCTCTGAGAGCTATCCTGGAAACTCTGGTAGGGCACCTGTGCTGGGAGATGAGATGGTTTAATTTGGTGTCCCTTCCCCTGTGACAACTGAGCTCCCTTGTTTGGGTGATTTCTCAGCTGCCtttgttaaaaagaaaactctTGAGTTATTTTGGATTCCTGCGGTCCAGGTTACTCTTCAAGGCTGAGTTGTTTCTAAGGCAAGGGAAAACACTGGCAAAGGTGGGTGATGGTTCTGTGCTCATCCCAAGCAGAATGAAACTTACAGATCTCCACCAGTGGCTCACGTACAGGGAGAACAGGGATTTTACTAAGCAGAAGTATTCCTGGCCCTGTGCAGCTTTTTTTGTTTAGAGAGAGGTGTCTGAATCCCTCTTGGATCCTGGGGAGCATTTAGGGACTCTGCCTTGTCCTTCTAGAGCTGAAGGACCTTGTCCTCTATCTGTGGCAAGCTGGATGACCTTTCAGAGGGGATGGCACATGTTCATCTTTGTCCCTGTTCTTTCCCAGGACGTCATGGCTTACAACAAGTTCAATGTGTTTCACTGGCACATTGTGGATGACCCATCTTTCCCCTATGAGAGTTCCACGTTCCCAGAGCTCAGCAAGCAGGTAATGATCACCATGTAATGCCCAGCTCAGGTgagcagaggagctctgctcctgagcAAGGCGCTGAGCTTTGCTGTGTTCCCAGGGAGCCTTCAATGCCATGACCCACGTGTACACAGCCAGCGACGTGCGCACCGTGATCGAGTACGCCCGCCTGCGCGGCATCCGCGTCATCGCCGAGTTCGACACCCCCGGCCACACCCTCTCCTGGGGGCCAGGTGAGGAGCAcaccctgcctgctgctgctctcaggagaGTTGCACTTGTCCTAGGGGCAGAAGTGGGTGCTGCAGTCTGGACCCTGAAAGCTGGGTGTGGGCAGCAGTGTCCCACAGGCTGGCTTTGATGAGGAGCAAACCATTATTTGGGGGATGTGGGACCCAATGGTCCAACTTCAAGAGCAAAATCCAAAGAGAAGCATTTTCATCTTTTCTTGGGTCCAAgctgggtgattttttttttgtgggaacATCTGCTCTGCCAAAACTAACATCATGGCTTATTGCAACGATCTTGTGCTTAACTGAGGGTATAGCTGGCCAAGTTTCCTTGCTCTGCTCAGCTGTGTCCCAGTCCTGACACACTGCTCTCTGCTCCAGAGACTGTCTCCTCTTCTATGTCTAGAAGTGCAAGAAGCTCCAGGAAAACATTCCATtgtctttttctctcctttccctgcctccAAATGCCAGGGCCCATGTTAGAATTCTCTGTGTGTGgtcacagctggagcagtggcTGTCCATCCTTCCCTGTCCCCTGAGTTGTGCTGAGGGGCATTGTAGAGGATGACATGGTCACACTTTGCCCCTTCCTCACCATCCTGCATTTGTTATCATCAGGTGCTCCAGGCCTCCTGACTCCTTGCTATATGGGCAAGGCTCCTTCTGGAGCCTATGGGCCCATCAACCCCATTGTTAACAGCACCTACCAGTTTGTGACCAGTTTGTTCCAAGAGGTCAGCACTGTGTTCCCAGACTTCTTTCTGCACCTTGGTGGTGATGAGGTAGATTTCACCTGCTGGTGAGTGTGAGATCAGTCTGGATGGGGGCTGGGGGTGAGTATTTGGGATTGGAGTCCCAGCCTATGGCTGGTTGGGCATGAGCTTTGgtgtcctgctctcccaggCCAGGGGTAGTGGTGGTGCTTGGGATTTTGGGCATTTCTGTGCTCATGGTGATGCTGAATGTGggaagctgctggtgctggtccAGCTACAGGTGTGGAATACCTGGGCAAGCCTTGGACTGGTGTGGGAGGGACTTGACCATGCCTTGACCTTACTCCAGAGCTCAGGTTGCGatggttttatttcttctctttggTGCACAGGAAATCCAATCCAGAAATCCGTGCTTTCATGATCGAGACGGGCCTTGGTGAAGATTACAGAAAATTAGAGTCTTTCTACATCCAGAGGTAAGGACAGGGCATCCAGGGCCTGCTGCTGCACTGTGTGGCTGGCTCAGCTGTCTTGTGTCTTGGGGATACCAGTTGTCCTTTCCAGGAGCATCCGTATTGGTTGTGTCTCCCTGGCCCCAAAAGGGAACATTTTAGTGGGAGATTAACCACAAAAAAGCCTGGGGCTGAGGAGAAAGAAGCCCCACAAGGGGCTGTgctctcccttctccttcagaAGCACCTCCACATTCTGCTGAGGATGTTGGGAATATCTGTGCAGCTCCTTAGGCTGTATGTAACCACCAAAGAGGGAAATCAGTGAGATCACCCAAAACTTGGTGCTTTTCCCACTCCAGGCTTCTGGACATCGTCTCTTCCCTTGGCAAAGGTTATATTGTGTGGCAGGAGGTGTTTGACAACGATGTGAAGGtgagagctgcctgtgctggggtcAACAGTGCCAGCACCCCACCTGGTGTGCTCTgtggggggctgtgctggggctggtgggTGTTAACTCTGTGATGGGACTGGGGTCCATCTCTAGATGATGCTGCCAGTGAGCTGTCCTCATCTTGGCTTTGTTACACTGCTGCCAGTGCTCTGCTCCCTCTAGGATGCAGGTTTTAGAACCTTATCCCTCCTTCTGTTGGTCCTGCAAACCAGATGGGAAGTGGCTCAAAAATCAAGCCCAAGTCTGCCTCAGCTTTCTTTTGGGGGTGTGGAGGGGTCAGGGCACTCTGCTCGGGGGAGCAGGTGATGTTGTGTCACTGCACTGATGCCCATGTTCACCTGTGCTCCTCAGCTGAGGCCTGGCACCATCATCCACGTGTGGAAGGAGAACAACCTGCAGTACCTGAACGAGATGGCAAATGTCACCAGGGCTGGCTACCgggctctgctctctgcccccTGGTACCTGAACCGCATCTCCTACGGGCAGGACTGGATAGAAGCCTATAAGGTGGAGCCCTTGAACTTTGAAGGTGTGTTCCTGGTGTCCCCTTTCTGCATGGCAGCTGGCTTGGCGCTCAGACCTAGCTCCAGAGCTGGCTGTTTTGCTGTCCCCTCCAcaggcagccctgagcagcaggccCTGGTGATTGGTGGCGAGGCCTGCATGTGGGGTGAATATGTGGATGTCACCAACCTGACCCCCAGGCTCTGGTAAGGGAGGCCACAGGGAGGTCACTTGGGTCACATGAGGCCGGGCTTGCATCCCTTTTCCTTGCCACCGAGTGTCATGTGCTGAACTAATGGGTTTGGTCTGCATATGGTGCCTGTCCCCCCTGTGCTGGTAACAGCTTCACTGAGGCTGAAATGGGAGTTTGTAAGGTTGTAACAACCTGCTGCTGCAACCAGGTTGTGTTTAACACCTGTCTGTCCTGTCACCCTGGTCTGCTCCTGATGGGCACGTGTCCAGGAACAGATCTTGGGATTCTCTGAAGCCTTTGTGTGTGGAAGGATGCTGGTTAGAAAAGTGCTTGGGAGTTCAGGGCTTCATGTAAGAATCTTTTGAACTCCCCCCGTCCTGACTGCCTGTCCCTTGTCTTCAAGGCCGAGAGGTGGGGCTGTAGCCGAAAGACTCTGGAGCAATGAGACTGTCAGGAACGTGGAAGACGCGTATGTCCGGCTGGCCGAGTTCCGCTGCACCCTGCTTGGGTAACTGCTCTGGGCTCACCCTGGGAGGGCAGCGAGGGAGGAGGGCTTGCCCTGCTGAAAAATGACCCTTGTTCCTCTGGAAAGCCCTggtttttctgctgcctgtgtgtgGGCAGAGCTTGCTTTGTGCAGCACTGGAAGAGCGCTCCTGCTGCTGGCGTAGGCTGGTGGCTCTGGCGAGGAGAGGGCTTTGTGTTGAGGAAGGAGGGGACTTGTCAGCTCTTGCcactcctcctgcagcaccagcttCCCCAGGAAACCTGTCCTCACCCCATGCTCCCACACATGAGCAGAATCTGAGTTTATAAGCACAGGATGAAAACCACTCCCTCCTTGTCACACCTGAACCGGGGTACCCACGGCCACCCTGTGCCACTGGAAGCCCTCGTACCTGGTGGTGTGTCTGCCTGTGCCCTCTCCCTGATGCCATCCTTCTGTTCTCTTCCCAGGCGTGGTGTCCAGGCACAGCCTCTCTACGTTGGATACTGTGACCAGGAATTTGGCGGAGTTTGAAGGGAGAGCCCCACTGCCCTCTGTCTCTGTGCATGCAGGAGGAATGTTCCCCCCTCAGAAGGGCAGAGGGACCCCTTGCCACCCCACCTTCTGCTCTGGCTTCATTGCAATGAACATTTCTTTTGCCTCGGTATGCACTCTTTacctctttttctatttttatttctttaagtcTATAAATAAATGACCCCAAAGAGGAAAAAGGTGCCTATTCCTGCTCATGTGGGGCTTGGGACACTGTGCAAGGGTTAGCAGGAGATGGGTAGGGCTTGCTCCAGAGATGCTGGTGGAAAACCATCATCCTGGCAGCTCTGGAAGTTTGCAGGGTGCCTGCTCAGCTGGATAAACTGTGCTTAgcctctgctgctgtcccagggttTGCTTCTGCAGTCACATTGTGCTGTGGggtcctgtccttgtcccttcTCTCTCTGATGGACAGTCCTGCAAGCTACCACCTCTGCTGCCCTAAACCCTGGTTGCTGCCACCTCTTCTGACTTTTCCTCAGCAGATGACACCCTGGGGCCTCTCTGAGGAGCCCGTGCAAATCTGCTGAGTGGTGCATGGATACTAAAAACTCTCTGCTCAGCTCTTCAGGCTGTCACCTCTGCCTGGGATTTGTCCAACTGACCcgtcctcctcctgctctgttaTTCtcagggtgaggagctcagctCCAGGTCTCCTCCATCCAGAGGGGTtggttttgatggtgttttccttggagaagaaACCAGTGGTGCTGCTGTCCCACAGAACTGGGACAGGTGTGATTGTTGTCCTTCAGTGGTTGGGAttgctgtgctggaaatggcATTCAGCTGAAAGCAGGGAATCTGTCAGGGAGAAATCCTGGCAGGCTGGGACTGTTGTATGTGTGTCTTGGTATTAAGTGAGTGAGATCCACTGTTGTGGCTGGAAACCTTTCATGACTgaactttaaattaaaaatagtgAATTAACAGTTATTACTGCCtcctatttttaaaagtcagattttttttccttttttttcctccccagtgTGCTGTAAGGTAGTGGCTTTTGtcactgcagggagctgctgccagcagggctggggcaagCGGGACCCTGGCCATGGGAAGGGTGCTTTGTTCCCAAGAATGTTTCTCTGTTCCCAGAGAGGATGCTCTGCAAGAGCTGCTCTTCACCATTCTTCACCATAAATGCTCTatcccactccctgccctcatcCCACCTTCCTTTCTGGGCTCCCTTTCCCCCACAGCCAAGTGTGAGAGACCCCAGGGCTTGGGATACCCACGGAGGACCCCCCGACATTGAAGCCTGGTATGGTGATCCAGGTTAAACATCACCCATGATGCCATTTCCCAGGGTGTCTGCACTGGCATCTTCCCAAACCCCCCTCCTGGAGGTGGATCGGTGACGCTTCCCCCTTGGACGGGCGGGATCCCGGACGCACCCCGCTCTCCCCGCCGCGCCTTTGCCGGGTGGCCCGTTCCTTCCAGAACATCTATTTTGGTCGTGTAAAACTTGCCGGGGAgcagggaacagggaacaggCAGCGTGTGAATCACTCGGGGCCAAcgggtttaaaaataaacccaagCGGCGGCGAGGAGCAGCCGCCGAGCCCCCGGATTCCGGCAGGATTGTGCTCCACGCGTCCCAAACCCACCCGTGGGCACTGGCACCAGCCAGGGGAGTTTACTGGGACACGCTTGCAGTGGCGGGCACCTGTGTGCATGGCGTGTGTGAGTGCTTGTAAACACGTGTGGCTGTGCCTGGAAGCGTGTGTGCAGCGTGTGTGTGCTTGTAAACACTTGGTGTGTGTCCTGTGTGTGCTTGTAAACACGTCTGCTTGTGGGCACACACTTGCACACGCGTGGTTGTGGGGCCTCACATCCACTCATGCACACAGGTGCGTGAGGGTTGTTGAACACGCGTGCATTAAGGGCCCTTGCACGTGTGCACTCGCACAAATGCACTTGCATTTGTGGGTCTTTGCACACATGCACAAACTTGCACACACGTGTGTATAGGTGCTTGCATGTGTACATTTCTGCATGTGTCTGCACACCTGCCCATATGGATCCTTGCACGCTTGCACACACGTGTGAATGCCCCCACATGTCATTGCCCAGACTCACAGCAGGGCTGAAGCCACATGTGCTGTGCACGCCCTTGCACATACTTACACACGTGTGCACTCTTGCAGCGCGTGTGTGTTCTTGCACACGCTTGAACACACGTGCACATGTTTGTGTGGACTTGCACGTGCTTGCACACATGCTCACACACACATGTCCCTGTTGCACACGCTCacaccccttcccacactcagAAGCCCCGGCGCGCCGGGTAAGCCAGGCTTCCCCCcacctggctgctgctttgggactaattaattaattaacgaCAATGCCAGGTATTAAAGCTGCTCAGTCTAATTACAGATCTTTCAGGGTGACGCGGGATGCAGGAGGGAAGCgctctcctcctcccccttctggggcagccccggggggcAACAGGGGCAGTGTGGGGTCAACAGTGTTCAGATTGACCCTTTTTGAGCCTGTTCTGTGTGTTTAACCCTGCTCTGAGGTGAGGAACACAGAGGGGTTAAGTCTGGATGCCACTAAAGGGCTgcagggggaaaggggggaggCTCTGCCCcttgcacagccccagctgggggATGATGGGGGCAAAAGGGGGATGGAGGGGGGTGAGGGAGTGGGATGGATGTGGTGAGGGATGGTGGGGGTGATGGGGAGACCGTGGAAAGGGAGGGACATAGGTGGTCATGGGGTGATGGGGGGATGAGGGGAGAGGGGGTACATGGGGGGATATgaggggggtggggggtggcGAGGCATAATAGGGGTCGTAGGATGTGatgggagggatggggagggagaCCGGGGTGATGGGGGGTGATGGGAAGTGATGGGCATGGTGGGGAGGGTGATGGAGGTGATGGGGGTGATGGCGGTGATAGGGGTAATGGGGATGCCGGGAGGTGATGGGGGCTAGTGAGGATGCTGGTGGTGGTGAGGGGTGTGTGATGGCAATGACGGGGCTGACGGGGCCGGACGGGCACACACCGGGGGCGACGGGCGCGGGGCTCGAGCCGGGGGGGCCCGGGGCGAGCCCGGCCGGGCGCAGCGCTGGGCGGAGCCGGGGCGCGCCCCGCCCCTCTGTCCGCCCCGCCGTTCTGATTGGCCACCGCCCCCTCATTATGCTAATACAGCACCCCTGGGCGGGGCCGTCCGGCTGACGTCACGGGCCCGCTGGCGGGCgcgggccgagccgagccgagccgagagGTGCCGAGCGGGGCGGTGCCGAGCGGTGCCGAGGCGAGCCGAGCGGTGCCGAGCGGTGCCGAGCGGTGCCGGGCGGTGCCGAGCGGTGCCGGTCGGGCGGGGCGAGGCGCGGAACGggccatggcggcggcggcggcgggcgaggcggcgggggcggcgttCAGCACCGCGAACAGCGGCCGGGTGAACGGGCTGAGCCGCCCGCCCGGCGCCATCGCCATGAAGGACCACGACGCCATCAAGCTGTTCGTGGGGCAGATTCCGCGCAACCTGGAGGAGAGCGACCTCAAGCCGCTCTTCGAGGAGTTCGGCCGCATCTACGAGCTCACCGTGCTCAAGGATCGCTTCACCGGCATGCACAAAGGTgcgggggcggcgggccggggGACCCCCCGGGTGGGACGCCCTGACACGGGACACCCAGGTGTGGGGGCTGTCCTGAGGTGAGGGGGACACCCTGGGGTGGGGGACACCCTCtgtgaggtgctgctgtgatGGGATGTCCTGAGATGGGGGGGATCCTCAGTGAGGTGCTGCTCTGGTGGGACATTCTGAGGTGGGGGGCACCCTCAGTGAGGTATGGTGCTGGTAGGACACCCTGAGGTGCAAGGTTCCCTCAGTGAGGTGCTGCTCTGGTGGGACATTCTGAGGTGGGGGGGGGATCCTCAGTAAGGTACTGCTCTGGTGGGACACCCTGGGATGAGGGGCACCCTCAGTGAGGTGCTGCTCTGGTGGGACACCCTGGGATGAGGGGCACCCTCAGTGAGGTGCTGCTCTGGTGGGACACCCTGGGATGAGGGGCACTTTCAGTGGGGTGCTGCTCTAGTGGGACATTCTGAGGTGAGGGGGGATCCTCAGTGAGGTACTGCTCTGGTGGGATGTCCTGAGGTGGGGGGGATCCTCAGTGAGGTGCTGCTCTGATGGGACACCCTGAGGTGGGGGGCACCCTCAGTGAGGTGCTGCTCTGATGGGACACCCTGTGGTGGGGGGCACCCTCAGTGAGGTGCTGCTCTGATGGGACACCCTGAGGTGGGGGGGCACCCTCAGTGAGGTGCTGCTCTGGTGGGACACCCTGAGGTGGGGGGCACCCTCAGTGAGGTACTGCTGTGAAGGGATGTCCTGAGGTGGAAGGTACCCCCAGTGAGGTACTGCTCTGGTGGGACACCCTGAGGTGGGAAGTACACTCAGTGAGGGTACTGTGCTCTGATGGGACACCCTGAGGTGGGAGGTACCCTCAGCGAGGTACCGCTCTGCTCTGGTGGGATGTTCTGAGGTGGAGTGTCCTGAGGTGGAAGACCCCTCAGGTGGAACATCGCTGAGATGTGGCACCTAAGTATGGGCCACCTGTGAGGCAGGACAAACTGAGGTGGGGGGAGCCTCTCAGGTGGGAGATCCTGTCCTTCAGGTGGGATGCTCCTGAGGTGAGGTACCCCTCAAGTGGGACAGCCGGAGATGGATCATCTGGGCAAGGGGATACCCCTCAGTGGGACACCCTG
This DNA window, taken from Passer domesticus isolate bPasDom1 chromosome 14, bPasDom1.hap1, whole genome shotgun sequence, encodes the following:
- the HEXA gene encoding beta-hexosaminidase subunit alpha, coding for MAAARALQLSLLLLRLLLLLPLLPGPAGAVWPQPQAQSFPPGGGRCPVPARRFRFAVADGSAVGPGCAVLDAAFQRYWPLLFGRPTENEPSWETPCSELLVYVSTPGCDGFPNLDSNESYKLSVSKGSMLLSAETVWGALRGLETFSQLVGRDENGTYYINETEIVDFPRFPHRGLLLDTSRHYLPLRAILETLDVMAYNKFNVFHWHIVDDPSFPYESSTFPELSKQGAFNAMTHVYTASDVRTVIEYARLRGIRVIAEFDTPGHTLSWGPGAPGLLTPCYMGKAPSGAYGPINPIVNSTYQFVTSLFQEVSTVFPDFFLHLGGDEVDFTCWKSNPEIRAFMIETGLGEDYRKLESFYIQRLLDIVSSLGKGYIVWQEVFDNDVKLRPGTIIHVWKENNLQYLNEMANVTRAGYRALLSAPWYLNRISYGQDWIEAYKVEPLNFEGSPEQQALVIGGEACMWGEYVDVTNLTPRLWPRGGAVAERLWSNETVRNVEDAYVRLAEFRCTLLGRGVQAQPLYVGYCDQEFGGV